The stretch of DNA TGCGCACGCACCGCCGTGGCCACATCCGACGACCACCAAACCGCCAGGCGCCCCGCCAACCGGAGCATCTATGCCGATCTCCTCGCCAAGGTCCGGGACCTGAAGATCAATCTTACGGCCACCTTGGA from Candidatus Macondimonas diazotrophica encodes:
- a CDS encoding type II toxin-antitoxin system CcdA family antitoxin codes for the protein MATSDDHQTARRPANRSIYADLLAKVRDLKINLTATLEQALVERLRQRQREQWLAANRDAFDASNQKVETRGLRR